In Labrus mixtus chromosome 11, fLabMix1.1, whole genome shotgun sequence, a single window of DNA contains:
- the vars1 gene encoding valine--tRNA ligase has translation MATLYVSPHPDDFRSLLALIAAEFYPSSLNIITEDPPASLNAWSRPVLDASESDSVLSGATAVSWYLASQGKRTGLDTKQQSQVWQWLSFADNELTPVSCAVVFPLMGMMGVDKKLQQSSRAELMRVLKVLDKALEPRTYLVGQIITLADLAVAAAVLLPFKYVLEPADRKVLINVTRWFTTCINQPRFLKVLGKITLCEKMVPVTPQTKAVATAVKAKAAKAPPAVKSDGATDNGPPKTEAQLKKEAKKKEKLEKFQQKKDMEAKKKTQPTVEKKAKPEKKELGVISYTIETAPGEKKDVISPLPDSYSPQYVEAAWYPWWEKQGFFKPEYGRKSVAEQNPRGTFMMCIPPPNVTGSLHLGHALTNAIQDCLTRWHRMRGETTLWNPGCDHAGIATQVVVEKKLMRERGMSRHDLGRENFIQEVWKWKNEKGDRIYHQLKKLGSSLDWDRACFTMDPKLSYAVQEAFVRMHEEGVIYRSKRLVNWSCTLNSAISDIEVDKKELSGRTLLPVPGYKEKVEFGVLVSFAYKVDGSDEEVIVATTRIETMLGDSAVAVHPADPRYQHLKGKMVLHPFCDRKMPVVFDDFVDMNFGTGAVKITPAHDHNDYEVGERHNLAFINILDENGLLINVPAPFLGMKRFEARKAVLQALKDRGQFKEIKDNPMVVPVCSRSKDVVEPLLKPQWYVSCTDMGKAAADAVREGRLKIIPDHHHKTWFNWLDNIRDWCISRQLWWGHRIPAYFVTVNDASVKPGEDMDGHYWVSGRTEEAAKEKAAKRFNVSADKITLRQDEDVLDTWFSSGIFPFSIFGWPNENQDLNVFYPGTLLETGHDILFFWVARMVMMGLKLTGKLPFKEVYLHAVVRDAHGRKMSKSLGNVIDPLDVITGISLEGLFAQLNDSNLDPVEVEKAKQGQKSDYPNGIPECGTDALRFALCAYTSQGRDINLDVNRILGYRHFCNKLWNAVKFAMKTLGDNFVPSEKAQLCGEESVTDRWILSRLSAAVALCDAGFKAYDFPGITTAIYNFWLYELCDVYLESVKPVFSKAEGDGSSQKQALVCRQTLYTCLEVGLRLLSPIMPFVGEELYQRLPRRRPQSDPPSISVTSYPETNEFCWHSEEVDRDMDFVMTVVKTIRSLRADYNLTKTRADCYLQCIDSSTASLVQKYSLQVQTLSYSQAVIPLTANQPVPEGCAVAIASDRCTVNLMLKGLIDVEKEVAKLVTKKGDLEKQMEKLKEKMAKSDYKEKVPVKVQEQDAEKLRQSQTELEKVNEAMENFRKMM, from the exons ATGGCCACTCTCTACGTATCGCCTCACCCTGATGACTTCAGGAGTCTACTGGCCCTCATAGCTGCAGAGTTTTACCCGTCCAGCCTGAACATCATCACAGAGGACCCTCCTGCATCCCTGAATGCCTGGTCCAGACCGGTGCTGGATGCTTCAGAAAGTGACTCCGTCCTGAGTGGGGCTACCGCTGTGTCGTGGTACCTGGCCTCACAGGGGAAGAGGACTGGCTTAGACACAAAGCAGCAGAGCCAGGTGTGGCAGTGGCTAAGCTTTGCTGACAATGAACTCACCCCGGTGTCCTGTGCAGTGGTCTTCCCTCTGATGGGGATGATGGGAGTGGATAAAAAG CTTCAGCAGAGTTCCCGTGCAGAGTTGATGCGTGTACTGAAGGTTCTTGACAAGGCACTGGAACCAAGGACCTACTTGGTGGGGCAGATCATCACTTTGGCGGATTTGGctgtagctgctgctgttcttcTACCTTTTAAATAT GTATTGGAGCCGGCAGACAGGAAGGTCTTGATCAATGTCACCAGGTGGTTCACAACCTGCATTAATCAGCCCAGGTTCCTGAAGGTGTTGGGGAAGATCACCCTTTGTGAGAAGATGGTGCCAGTTACTCCACAGACAAAAGCTGTTGCAACTGCTGTAAAAGCTAAAGCTGCTAAAGCCCCTCCTGCTGTTAAATCTGATGGTGCTACAGATAATG GCCCACCAAAGACAGAAGCCCAGCTGAAGAAGGaagcaaagaagaaagaaaagctgGAAAAGTTCCAGCAAAAGAAGGACATGGAGGCCAAGAAAAAGACCCAGCCAACAGTAGAG AAAAAGGCCAAACCGGAGAAGAAGGAGTTGGGTGTGATCTCATACACGATTGAAACTGCTCCTGGGGAGAAAAAAG ATGTCATTAGCCCGCTTCCTGACTCCTACAGTCCTCAGTATGTGGAGGCTGCCTGGTATCCATGGTGGGAGAAGCAGGGATTCTTCAAGCCAGAGTATGGG AGGAAGAGTGTCGCTGAGCAGAACCCTCGTGGCACCTTCATGATGTGCATCCCTCCCCCTAATGTGACCGGGTCACTCCACCTGGGTCACGCGCTCACCAACGCCATCCAGGATTGTCTCACCAGATG GCACAGGATGCGAGGTGAGACCACCTTGTGGAATCCGGGTTGTGATCACGCCGGTATCGCCACCCAAGTTGTGGTAGAGAAGAAGCTGATGAGAGAGAGGGGTATGAGTCGTCATGATCTGGGCAGGGAAAACTTCATCCAGGAGGTCTGGAAGTGGAAGAACGA GAAGGGAGACCGCATCTACCACCAGCTGAAGAAGCTGGGCTCCTCTCTGGACTGGGACAGAGCCTGCTTCACTATGGACCCT aAACTCTCCTATGCAGTTCAAGAGGCCTTTGTCCGCATGCACGAGGAGGGCGTGATCTACAGGAGCAAGAGACTGGTCAACTGGTCATGCACACTCAACTCTGCCATCTCTGACATAGAG gTGGATAAGAAGGAGCTCTCAGGCAGGACTCTGCTGCCTGTGCCTGGTTACAAAGAAAAAGTGGAGTTTGGAGTGTTGGTGTCTTTTGCCTACAAAGTGGACGGCTCGG ACGAGGAGGTGATTGTGGCGACAACTCGTATTGAGACTATGCTCGGAGACTCGGCTGTGGCAGTCCACCCTGCTGACCCCAGATATCAGCATCTGAAGGGGAAAATGGTGCTGCATCCCTTCTGCGACCGCAAGATGCCGGTTGTGTTCGATGACTTTGTGGACATGAACTTTGGAACAG GTGCTGTCAAAATCACCCCGGCTCACGACCATAATGACTACGAGGTTGGAGAGAGACACAATCTGGCCTTCATCAACATCTTGGATGAGAATGGCCTGCTCATTAACGTGCCCGCTCCATTCCTG GGCATGAAGCGATTTGAGGCCAGGAAGGCTGTGCTGCAGGCTCTCAAGGACAGAGGCCAGTTTAAAGAGATCAAAGACAACCCTATGGTGGTCCCAGTCTGCAG TCGTTCTAAGGATGTAGTGGAGCCGCTGCTGAAGCCTCAGTGGTATGTGAGCTGCACAGACATGGGCAAGGCGGCTGCAGATGCTGTCAGAGAAGGACGGCTCAAAATCATCCCAGATCACCATCACAAGACGTGGTTCAACTGGTTGGACAacatcag ggacTGGTGTATCTCGCGGCAGCTGTGGTGGGGTCACCGTATTCCAGCGTACTTTGTCACTGTCAACGACGCCTCTGTGAAACCAGGAGAG GACATGGATGGTCATTACTGGGTGAGCGGGAGAACGGAGGAGGCGGCCAAAGAGAAGGCAGCAAAACGCTTCAATGTGTCTGCTGACAAAATTACCCTCAGACAGG ATGAGGATGTTCTGGACACTTGGTTCTCGTCTGGCATTTTCCCTTTCTCCATCTTCGGGTGGCCTAATGAG AACCAGGACCTGAATGTGTTCTACCCCGGCACCCTGCTGGAGACGGGCCATGACATCCTTTTCTTCTGGGTTGCTCGTATGGTGATGATGGGCCTCAAACTGACCGGCAAGCTTCCTTTCAAAGAG GTGTATCTGCATGCAGTGGTGAGGGACGCCCACGGGAGGAAGATGAGCAAATCTCTGGGCAACGTCATTGACCCTCTGGATGTAATTACAGGGATCTCCCTAGAG GGTCTTTTTGCCCAGTTGAACGACAGCAACTTGGATCCAGTGGAGGTGGAGAAGGCAAAGCAGGGCCAGAAGTCAGACTACCCAAATGGCATTCCAGAGTGTGGCACAGATGCTCTCCGGTTCGCCCTGTGTGCCTACACCAGCCAAG GTAGGGATATAAACCTGGATGTCAACCGCATCCTGGGTTACCGTCACTTCTGCAACAAACTGTGGAACGCTGTGAAGTTTGCCATGAAGACTCTGGGAGACAACTTTGTACCGTCAGAGAAAGCCCAG ttgTGTGGCGAGGAGAGTGTAACAGACAGGTGGATCCTGTCTAGACTGAGTGCTGCTGTCGCGCTCTGTGATGCTGGCTTCAAGGCCTACGACTTCCCGGGTATCACAACCGCCATCTACAACTTCTGGCTGTACGAGCTCTGCGATGTCTACCTG GAAAGTGTTAAACCAGTGTTCAGTAAAGCCGAGGGAGACGGCAGCAGCCAGAAACAGGCCCTGGTGTGCCGACAGACTCTTTACACCTGTTTAGAAGTCGGCCTCCGCCTTCTGTCTCCCATAATGCCCTTCGTCGGTGAGGAACTTTACCAGAGGTTACCACGACGACGACCTCAGAGTGATCCACCCAGCATCAGTGTCACATCCTATCCAGAAACCAACGAG TTCTGCTGGCACAGTGAGGAGGTGGACCGGGACATGGACTTCGTGATGACCGTGGTCAAGACGATCCGGTCCCTGAGGGCAGACTATAACCTCACAAAGACCAGAGCAGACT GTTACCTCCAGTGTATTGACTCCAGCACTGCGTCCCTGGTGCAGAAATACAGTCTGCAGGTTCAGACCTTGTCTTATTCTCAGGCTGTCATCCCTCTGACAGCAAACCAGCCTGTCCCAGAAGGCTGTGCTGTAGCTATCGCCTCTGACAGATGTACTGTCAACCTTATGCTCAAG GGTCTCATTGATGTGGAGAAGGAAGTGGCTAAGCTGGTGACAAAGAAAGGTGACTTGGAGAAACAGATGGAGAAGCTGAAAGAGAAAATGGCTAAGAGCGACTACAAGGAGAAGGTTCCAGTAAAAGTGCAGGAGCAGGATGCTGAGAAg CTACGGCAGAGCCAAACTGAACTTGAGAAAGTGAACGAGGCCATGGAAAACTTCAGGAAAATGATGTAA
- the LOC132983037 gene encoding uncharacterized protein LOC132983037 gives MLRPAAVSAAAAASVWLLAVLGPVLSLPDGDNSEADLSLCSHCFYRQTPPQGVSAGPLLRPLCHRLPGGQTFATLSKPTCDTAVYSAFHLSHEGAEGEGGGEAVEEDDNTEVAVPALLKRGGDLSDPVSPTDSPLQHWDSAVTTLVQTSLTPQCSALGGNLYVLTGAGGLRAAEDGGEDCQTQPLWSAVCCAVPEGKSGFSVGLIRETGEGERQVSVKELEEILGVGELFSESCGGVDGESVEITAGLHSEELVTNTGDVNIEDADPADPADPADPADEADEADEADEAEDVVSNTAGQATEEEEVSSDTTSQDLNEHTEESREAQSAEEQASAVDAQPEEADVADVTQETSDRSETAESSNDEQQDVTLSESAGSESPESPADPETVDEQQTDTNSSSTLVYLLSSAMSIIKAPLRPVFSTITQLPGQVTYVLQEDLGVLSALPGETYSFFHLLTSDLLSWLGSAADLLLGIGETCLSNTYFCTSSIFGALFDSCHTGVTGIGTLAGDTVGIFGGALDNVWWVTKFFGGRLWEQSEGYVGTVVSEMGGQAKAVGGGVGRLAWRSGNGVGKVFSMGGGIIMGIVDMIIGAVRGAFGEESE, from the exons ATGCTAcgtcctgctgctgtcagtgcAGCAGCTGCTGCGTCTGTGTGGCTGCTGGCAGTGCTAGGCCCAGTCCTGTCTCTTCCAGATGGGGACAACTCAGAGGCAGACTTAAGCCTCTGCAGCCACTGCTTCTACAGACAGACGCCTCCTCAGGGAGTCTCTGCAGGGCCGCTGCTGCGCCCACTCTGCCACAGACTGCCGGGGGGACAAACGTTTGCCACTCTGTCCAAACCGACCTGTGACACAGCTGTCTACTCTGCCTTCCATCTCAGCCATGAaggggcagagggagagggtggGGGAGAGGCTGTG GAAGAAGATGACAACACAGAAGTCGCAGTACCAGCCCTTCTCAAAAGAGGCGGGGATCTCTCTGATCCTGTCTCACCCACTGACTCCCCGCTTCAACACTGGGACTCAGCAGTCACAACACTGGTCCAGACAAGCCTGACGCCACAGTGCAGCGCTTTAGGGGGAAATCTCTACGTCCTGACTGGGGCGGGAGGTCTCAGGGCCGCTGAGGATGGAGGCGAGGACTGTCAGACTCAGCCGCTCTGGTCGGCAGTGTGCTGTGCTGTCCCCGAGGGGAAGAGTGGCTTCAGTGTGGGGCTAATCAGAGAGACAGGGGAAGGGGAGAGGCAAGTGAGTgtgaaggagctggaggagatccTGGGGGTGGGAGAGCTGTTCTCAGAGAGCTGTGGAGGAGTAGATGGGGAGTCTGTTGAAATCACAGCAGGCCTTCACAGTGAGGAGCTTGTTACAAATACAGGAGATGTAAATATAGAAGATGCTGATCCTGCTGATCCTGCTGATCCTGCTGATCCTGCTGATGAAGCTGATGAAGCTGATGAAGCTGATGAAGCTGAAGATGTAGTGTCAAACACTGCTGGACAAgccactgaagaagaggaggtcagTTCGGATACAACCAGCCAAGACTTAAACGAGCACACTGAGGAAAGCAGAGAGGCACAGAGCGCTGAAGAACAGGCGTCTGCTGTTGATGCTCAGCCAGAGGAAGCTGATGTTGCTGATGTCACACAAGAAACGTCAGATCGTTCTGAAACTGCAGAGAGTAGCAACGATGAGCAGCAGGACGTCACACTCTCAGAAAGTGCTGGATCAGAGTCTCCCGAGTCCCCAGCTGATCCTGAAACTGTGGATgaacaacagacagacacaaattCCAGCAGCACACTAGTCTACCTCCTTTCCTCCGCCATGTCCATTATCAAAGCTCCACTGCGGCCGGTGTTCTCAACCATCACACAGTTACCTGGACAG GTGACGTATGTTCTTCAGGAAGACCTCGGAGTTCTGTCCGCCCTGCCTGGAGAGACTTATTCCTTTTTCCACCTCTTGACGTCTGATCTTTTATCCTGGCTGGGCTCAGCTGCAGACCTGCTACTTGGCATCGGAGAAACCTGTCTATCCAATACCTACTTCTGCACCTCCTCCATATTTGGGGCCTTGTTTGACAGCTGTCACACAGGGGTCACTGGAATCGGGACTCTGGCTGGAGACACAGTGGGGATTTTTGGCGGTGCGCTGGATAATGTGTGGTGGGTGACCAAGTTTTTTGGAGGGCGGCTGTGGGAGCAGAGTGAGGGGTATGTAGGCACAGTTGTGTCAGAGATGGGGGGTCAGGCCAAAGCTGTAGGTGGAGGGGTTGGGAGGCTGGCTTGGAGAAGTGGGAATGGGGTGGGTAAAGTGTTTAGTATGGGAGGGGGAATAATAATGGGGATAGTTGATATGATCATTGGTGCAGTGAGAGGAGCTTTTGGAGAGGagtctgagtga
- the ino80e gene encoding INO80 complex subunit E isoform X1 → MTNRQIQTREMNGQADVEVDYKRKYKNLKRKLKFLVYEQECFQEELRRSQRKLLKVSRDKSFLLDRLLQYERVDEDSSDSDATVSSENSEGEGPRERERDGAKKRRSSPGACLPSSSSPHLSLLSRSGVNPLQSSGSGPYLNTMPFPPEYLAPPAERMKKERKTKTPKNKKETTGKVVAPMSANYPSATAATPAASGPFSWVPRQMLSGDAAEEEGESDGDSDRGDEDRGEGDEAELVIDIPNE, encoded by the exons ATGACGAACAGACAGATTCAAACAAGAG AGATGAACGGACAAGCGGACGTCGAAGTTGACTACAAGAGGAAATATAAAAATCTCAAGCGAAAATTAAAATTTCTTGTTTAT GAACAGGAATGcttccaggaggagctgaggagatCACAGAGAAAACTTCTCAAAGTTTCAAGAGACAAAAG CTTCCTCCTAGACAGATTGCTACAGTATGAGAGGGTAGATGAAGACTCATCAG ATTCAGATGCTACAGTTTCTTCAGAAAACAGTGAAGGAGAAGGCCCCcgggagagggaaagagacgGAGCAAAGAA GCGAAGGAGTAGTCCTGGGGCGTGTCTTCCCTCATCATCCTCCCCTCATCTCTCCCTGCTGTCCCGTTCTGGTGTAAATCCCCTTCAGTCCTCGGGCTCTGGACCCTACCTCAACACT ATGCCCTTCCCACCAGAGTATCTGGCTCCTCCAGCTGAACgcatgaagaaagagagaaaaacaaagacgcctaaaaacaagaaagagactACTGGGAAG GTTGTTGCCCCAATGTCAGCTAACTACCCATCAGCCACTGCAGCCACGCCAGCAGCCAGCGGCCCTTTCAGCTGGGTCCCTAGACAGATGCTCAGTGGAGATGCGgctgaagaggagggagagagtgatggagacAGCGACAGAGGAGACGaagacagaggggagggagatgaagCTGAACTAGTCATTGACATTCCCAATGAGTGA
- the ino80e gene encoding INO80 complex subunit E isoform X2: MTNRQIQTREMNGQADVEVDYKRKYKNLKRKLKFLVYEQECFQEELRRSQRKLLKVSRDKSFLLDRLLQYERVDEDSSDSDATVSSENSEGEGPRERERDGAKKRRSSPGACLPSSSSPHLSLLSRSGVNPLQSSGSGPYLNTVVAPMSANYPSATAATPAASGPFSWVPRQMLSGDAAEEEGESDGDSDRGDEDRGEGDEAELVIDIPNE; this comes from the exons ATGACGAACAGACAGATTCAAACAAGAG AGATGAACGGACAAGCGGACGTCGAAGTTGACTACAAGAGGAAATATAAAAATCTCAAGCGAAAATTAAAATTTCTTGTTTAT GAACAGGAATGcttccaggaggagctgaggagatCACAGAGAAAACTTCTCAAAGTTTCAAGAGACAAAAG CTTCCTCCTAGACAGATTGCTACAGTATGAGAGGGTAGATGAAGACTCATCAG ATTCAGATGCTACAGTTTCTTCAGAAAACAGTGAAGGAGAAGGCCCCcgggagagggaaagagacgGAGCAAAGAA GCGAAGGAGTAGTCCTGGGGCGTGTCTTCCCTCATCATCCTCCCCTCATCTCTCCCTGCTGTCCCGTTCTGGTGTAAATCCCCTTCAGTCCTCGGGCTCTGGACCCTACCTCAACACT GTTGTTGCCCCAATGTCAGCTAACTACCCATCAGCCACTGCAGCCACGCCAGCAGCCAGCGGCCCTTTCAGCTGGGTCCCTAGACAGATGCTCAGTGGAGATGCGgctgaagaggagggagagagtgatggagacAGCGACAGAGGAGACGaagacagaggggagggagatgaagCTGAACTAGTCATTGACATTCCCAATGAGTGA